The following coding sequences lie in one Capsicum annuum cultivar UCD-10X-F1 chromosome 5, UCD10Xv1.1, whole genome shotgun sequence genomic window:
- the LOC107872461 gene encoding kirola-like, protein MGMKGKLIASTEVKCGGHSIYDIFHSNTHHVPNISPTNVNHFEIHEDEILKVGSVVSWKYNEDGKEKSMKEVIEVLDPQKKLVRWNLNEGDLLELYNSFTIITSCEHKWTTWTFEYEKKTEDTPEPLIFLGVILDVTKDMEGHLLKK, encoded by the exons atgggtATGAAAGGCAAGTTGATTGCTTCAACAGAAGTGAAGTGTGGAGGACActcaatttatgatatttttcataGCAATACTCATCATGTGCCCAATATAAGTCCTACTAATGTTAATCATTTTGAGATTCATGAAGATGAAATCCTCAAAGTTGGTTCAGTTGTTAGTTGGAAATATAATGAGG ATGGAAAAGAAAAGAGTATGAAAGAAGTAATTGAAGTTCTTGATCCTCAGAAGAAATTAGTCCGTTGGAATCTGAATGAAGGTGATCTATTAGAGTTATATAATTCCTTTACTATTATCACATCTTGTGAACACAAATGGACTACCTGGACATTTGAGTATGAAAAGAAAACGGAAGACACTCCTGAGCCGCTCATTTTCTTGGGTGTTATCCTTGATGTAACTAAGGACATGGAGGGTCACCTCCTCAAGAAATAG